Proteins encoded together in one Terriglobus saanensis SP1PR4 window:
- a CDS encoding Ig-like domain repeat protein, with the protein MKYFPASLYKYFLLLSLTGLPAITMIAQVPLQAAKAAPLITRAIDDTSLITLLGNVHPLATSAADQGAALDSLQLGRTILVLKSSPARRVALDKFTDDQQNPKSPNYHKWLTPAQYGEQFGVAAEDIQKINDWLTGHGFQLEEAVAGRNLVIFSGTHAQLKSAFHTTLHTYNLWGKSYFANANDPQIPTALADIVVGFTSLNNFPRSPLHTKPQLVKRDSGAWVKASPRSQPEFTTTDAGTLYHLLAPYDLAAIYNITSLWNAGIDGTGQTIAIVSDSNINPADIDYFRATFGLPAKKLNIIVYGSDPGMNENENEADLDVQWSGAVAKNATIDLVVSADGTATNGVDGAAVYIINNNLATILNVSYGLCEASMGTAGNQHYNTLWEQAAAQGITVLVATGDSGSATCDPNSQYAHGGLAVSGFASTPYNVAVGGTDFHSTFDNPTAYWNANNDPTTLASSKGYLPESAWNNSCGNPDVLAALQANGDTTDTTAESLCNDVNFNSFLTTEGGSGGVSNCAVTGSNASVPCISGYPKPSWQSGVPGIPNDGARDLPDISLMAGNGLWGSFYVYCQSDITPNGVCDVNNALEGAGGTSFAAPIFSGMMALLQQKTASKQGNVNYVLYKLATAQYTGSNATACNSATVAAGNPCMFYDVTESGNAVDCVNGFPNCTPTVSSDLFGVLPGYSTTTGYDLVTGLGTINAYNLVQGWSTATATFLPSTITISSAGITTATYGATSTIAVNVVVAPVAPATGVPSGDVGITSNSNTISNDSVTELTLTAAKGRTTAVGLPVGTYELFAHYAGDATFSPSTSSAGVSVTVSKAATNASLSATRTSVLLGQNVSFSVEVTGVINGLNPTGTVTFTNTTTGALLSSQTITASASSATGTISTALVTVPASQLQSGANTITANYEGDSNYLGIAPSPVVVILASAITTRLSASTLTIAPNQAGSVIVTVTPAASVVLTPSTLVFSCPVQLPDGLRCSFSTPIAGDGGVIFSTLTIQTSAPLIVRSGSGSASVTHHGWMAVAVTGSLAGLMMLFRPRRRKLPFLFLILTLVSLSSNVGCSGKAPVSGPALINTTTTLSLSSAAPTLGSPVTLTAQVSPSAGPSGSVMFSSASAALGTSPVASGVASLTTSSLAIGSQTLSATYSGDSAYLGSASAASTLDVAFSSGILVTAADSAGDTSSAGLTLVVR; encoded by the coding sequence ATGAAATATTTCCCCGCATCCTTGTACAAATATTTTCTTCTGCTCTCTCTGACAGGATTACCGGCAATCACGATGATCGCTCAGGTTCCGCTTCAAGCTGCGAAGGCAGCTCCGCTCATTACGCGGGCCATTGACGATACCAGCCTCATCACGTTGCTTGGTAATGTTCACCCACTTGCGACCTCGGCGGCGGATCAGGGAGCTGCTTTGGATTCGCTGCAGCTCGGACGTACCATTCTTGTTTTGAAGAGCAGCCCTGCACGGCGTGTCGCACTCGATAAGTTTACGGACGACCAGCAAAATCCAAAGTCACCGAACTATCACAAGTGGTTAACACCCGCTCAATATGGCGAACAATTCGGCGTGGCGGCCGAAGACATTCAGAAAATTAATGACTGGCTCACCGGGCACGGTTTTCAACTTGAGGAAGCCGTGGCGGGACGAAATTTAGTGATCTTCTCCGGTACACACGCTCAATTGAAATCTGCTTTCCATACAACGCTTCATACCTATAACCTGTGGGGGAAGTCGTACTTTGCCAATGCAAACGACCCACAAATTCCAACGGCACTTGCTGATATTGTTGTCGGCTTCACGTCCCTGAACAACTTCCCGCGCAGTCCACTTCACACCAAGCCGCAGCTTGTGAAGCGTGACTCTGGCGCATGGGTCAAAGCCTCTCCTAGATCACAGCCTGAGTTCACCACCACCGACGCCGGCACTCTCTATCATCTGCTTGCGCCTTACGATCTCGCCGCTATCTATAACATCACATCCCTCTGGAATGCAGGTATTGATGGCACTGGCCAAACCATCGCCATCGTCAGCGACTCCAACATTAACCCAGCCGATATCGATTACTTTCGCGCAACGTTCGGCCTCCCTGCCAAAAAGCTTAACATTATTGTCTACGGTAGCGACCCGGGTATGAATGAGAATGAGAACGAAGCTGATCTGGATGTGCAATGGTCCGGCGCAGTTGCGAAAAATGCGACGATTGATCTCGTGGTGTCAGCAGATGGTACTGCTACAAACGGTGTCGACGGTGCAGCGGTTTACATTATCAACAACAACCTAGCGACGATTCTCAATGTCAGTTACGGCTTGTGTGAAGCCTCTATGGGAACGGCTGGCAATCAGCACTACAACACTCTCTGGGAACAAGCGGCGGCGCAAGGAATCACCGTTCTTGTTGCCACGGGCGATTCAGGATCGGCTACTTGCGATCCGAATTCGCAATACGCGCACGGAGGCCTCGCTGTCAGCGGCTTTGCTTCTACGCCTTACAACGTGGCGGTGGGCGGAACCGACTTTCACTCCACCTTCGACAACCCGACCGCGTACTGGAACGCAAACAATGATCCCACCACCCTCGCTTCCTCCAAAGGCTATCTCCCTGAATCCGCCTGGAATAATAGCTGCGGCAACCCTGATGTTCTCGCCGCACTGCAGGCAAACGGCGACACTACGGATACAACCGCGGAGTCGCTCTGTAACGATGTGAACTTCAACTCCTTCCTCACAACCGAAGGGGGCTCAGGCGGTGTAAGCAACTGCGCTGTTACCGGCTCAAATGCCAGCGTCCCTTGCATCAGCGGCTATCCCAAGCCGTCTTGGCAAAGCGGTGTCCCGGGAATCCCAAATGACGGCGCACGTGATTTGCCCGATATATCGCTCATGGCTGGCAACGGTCTTTGGGGAAGCTTCTACGTTTACTGCCAGTCCGACATTACGCCCAATGGCGTATGCGACGTCAACAACGCGCTCGAAGGAGCAGGTGGAACATCCTTCGCAGCTCCTATTTTCTCCGGCATGATGGCGCTTCTGCAGCAGAAGACCGCGTCAAAGCAGGGCAACGTGAACTACGTCTTGTATAAGCTTGCCACGGCACAATACACGGGAAGCAACGCAACTGCCTGCAACTCGGCCACCGTTGCTGCCGGAAATCCCTGCATGTTCTACGACGTTACCGAAAGCGGCAATGCCGTTGATTGCGTCAACGGTTTTCCCAACTGCACGCCGACTGTATCCTCCGATCTATTCGGCGTGCTGCCCGGGTATAGCACCACCACGGGATACGATCTTGTCACTGGTCTCGGCACCATCAATGCGTACAACCTCGTCCAGGGTTGGAGCACTGCTACCGCAACATTTCTTCCCAGCACAATCACCATCTCCTCCGCCGGCATCACCACCGCGACCTACGGCGCGACATCAACCATCGCCGTCAATGTTGTCGTCGCTCCAGTCGCGCCAGCAACCGGCGTTCCTAGCGGCGATGTTGGCATCACCAGCAACAGCAATACCATCAGCAACGACTCAGTGACCGAGCTCACACTCACCGCGGCTAAGGGGAGGACCACCGCCGTCGGCTTGCCCGTAGGCACCTATGAGTTGTTCGCTCACTACGCCGGCGATGCCACATTCTCTCCCAGCACATCGAGCGCCGGAGTATCAGTCACCGTTTCAAAAGCCGCTACGAATGCATCACTCTCGGCTACGCGGACATCCGTACTCCTGGGCCAGAACGTCTCCTTCTCCGTTGAAGTGACTGGCGTCATCAATGGCCTCAATCCGACGGGTACCGTCACGTTCACAAACACCACGACGGGCGCCCTTCTCAGCTCCCAAACCATTACTGCGAGCGCTTCCTCTGCGACAGGGACGATTTCAACTGCTCTCGTAACGGTACCAGCGTCGCAACTTCAGTCAGGCGCCAATACGATCACTGCAAACTACGAGGGAGACTCAAATTACCTGGGTATAGCTCCCAGTCCGGTTGTAGTGATCTTGGCATCGGCCATTACCACCAGGCTGAGCGCGTCGACGCTGACAATTGCACCCAATCAAGCAGGAAGCGTGATAGTCACAGTGACGCCGGCCGCTTCTGTTGTGCTCACACCAAGCACTCTCGTTTTCTCCTGTCCCGTGCAGTTGCCAGATGGGCTGAGGTGCTCCTTCAGCACTCCAATTGCAGGGGATGGCGGAGTCATTTTTTCAACACTGACGATTCAAACTTCAGCACCTCTCATTGTTCGCTCAGGGTCGGGGAGTGCTAGTGTGACTCACCATGGTTGGATGGCTGTTGCCGTTACGGGAAGCCTTGCCGGATTGATGATGCTCTTCAGGCCACGTCGTCGCAAGCTCCCCTTCTTATTCCTGATCCTGACATTAGTATCCCTATCGTCTAACGTTGGTTGCAGTGGAAAGGCACCCGTTTCGGGGCCTGCGCTCATCAACACCACAACAACACTGTCCCTTTCATCAGCGGCCCCGACTCTTGGTAGTCCTGTGACACTTACAGCACAGGTCTCTCCAAGTGCTGGCCCCTCAGGAAGTGTTATGTTTTCTTCTGCTAGCGCAGCGCTGGGAACCTCACCGGTAGCTTCAGGTGTGGCCAGTCTTACCACCAGTTCGCTAGCAATCGGTTCGCAGACTCTGTCAGCGACTTACAGTGGAGATTCTGCTTATCTCGGTTCCGCCTCTGCGGCCAGTACCCTAGACGTTGCGTTCTCCAGCGGCATTCTTGTCACGGCAGCGGACAGTGCAGGCGACACAAGCAGTGCAGGCTTGACCCTGGTGGTTCGCTAA
- a CDS encoding transposase, translating to MLRANLSKHRYLQALYNASPQIAAIAQTARQFFEMIRARDATVWPRWLQEAQDSPLASFAKRLTRDQNAVDAALRMPWSNGMVEGHIHWLKLLKRQMYGRAGFDLLRLRVLNPV from the coding sequence ATGCTTAGAGCCAATCTCTCCAAACACAGATATCTGCAGGCGCTCTACAACGCGTCGCCGCAGATCGCAGCCATCGCACAAACAGCAAGACAGTTCTTCGAGATGATCCGTGCACGCGATGCAACCGTCTGGCCACGGTGGCTTCAGGAAGCACAGGACTCGCCGCTTGCTTCCTTCGCAAAAAGACTGACACGAGACCAGAATGCTGTCGATGCCGCACTCAGAATGCCCTGGAGCAACGGCATGGTCGAAGGTCACATCCACTGGCTGAAGCTGCTCAAGCGACAAATGTATGGACGCGCCGGCTTCGATCTACTCAGGCTGCGCGTTCTCAACCCGGTCTGA
- a CDS encoding ISL3 family transposase: MNRGTLIPNHSEVKLICLRQKAGTVQIELRACQPSSLCPGCNRRSARVHSRYRRTVADLPWEGLPVKILLQTRKFSCRDERCPRHIFTEPLPGTVARYARRSLRSCEALRWVTLALGGRAGARLARKLGLLASGSTLLRELRRQAHPSASSAPRVLGIDEWAWKKGHRYGTILCDLEQGRVIDLLPNRSTETVAAWLRQHPSVEVVSRDRAGSFGAAIARGAPAATQVADRWHLLNNLFETLTRSLERHRPLMREVRDLLEPQTVPHLAVEQPATEAHKRKEQNRARRLERYEAMKRLVDGGMNHSQAARHIGIPLRTVQRWMACGRLPGTQGTQASEHGR; encoded by the coding sequence ATGAACCGAGGGACTTTGATTCCGAACCACTCTGAAGTGAAGCTGATCTGTCTTCGCCAGAAGGCGGGAACGGTCCAGATAGAACTCCGTGCCTGCCAGCCTTCCTCTCTTTGCCCGGGCTGCAACCGCCGTTCCGCCAGGGTGCATAGCCGATATCGGCGGACGGTCGCAGACCTACCCTGGGAGGGACTTCCCGTAAAGATTCTGCTCCAGACGCGGAAGTTCTCCTGTAGGGACGAGCGATGTCCACGCCACATCTTCACAGAGCCGTTGCCTGGAACGGTGGCACGCTATGCTCGGCGAAGTCTTCGCTCGTGTGAAGCACTCCGTTGGGTTACGCTCGCGCTCGGTGGACGAGCAGGCGCGCGGCTGGCCCGTAAACTGGGTTTGCTTGCAAGCGGATCGACGCTGCTTCGAGAGCTCCGCAGACAGGCGCATCCCTCTGCATCCTCTGCACCGCGAGTGCTCGGCATCGACGAGTGGGCATGGAAGAAGGGGCATAGGTACGGAACCATTCTCTGCGATCTGGAGCAGGGACGAGTGATTGATCTGCTGCCGAACCGGAGCACAGAGACAGTCGCAGCGTGGCTGCGTCAACACCCGAGCGTAGAAGTTGTGAGCCGTGACCGTGCCGGAAGCTTCGGCGCAGCCATCGCGAGAGGAGCGCCTGCGGCGACACAGGTGGCGGACCGCTGGCACCTGCTGAATAATCTCTTCGAGACTCTAACCCGATCCCTTGAGCGCCATCGTCCTTTGATGAGAGAGGTTCGCGATCTTCTGGAGCCGCAAACAGTTCCGCACTTAGCGGTTGAGCAACCAGCCACAGAAGCGCACAAGCGAAAAGAACAGAACCGGGCACGACGCCTGGAACGCTATGAAGCCATGAAACGGCTGGTCGATGGCGGGATGAACCATTCTCAAGCTGCGCGGCATATAGGGATCCCGTTACGCACCGTGCAGCGATGGATGGCCTGCGGGCGTCTTCCCGGAACGCAAGGAACGCAGGCTTCCGAACACGGTCGATGA
- a CDS encoding tyrosine-type recombinase/integrase, with protein MSAIFTHAMRYEWTDRNPIKLVRQSAKRERVPDVLEFHELQLLLSKLEPRERTLDLLDAGTGLRVSELLALRWRDVDFTNLELSVTRSIWHDFTNLELSVTRSIWHQVVGDCKTEASAKPVPLDIYMAEDLQRWRRRSAYPMEDDFVFASETMRGKQPYWPDNLMKRHIRPVAKANGIHKNIGWHTFRHSFGTLLKANGEDVKTVLELLRHANSRITLDVYTQATSSHKRAAQSKVVRMMVPNLGERKVEPHPQKAG; from the coding sequence ATGAGCGCGATTTTTACTCACGCAATGCGATACGAGTGGACGGATCGAAATCCGATCAAACTGGTTCGCCAAAGCGCGAAGCGTGAACGCGTTCCCGATGTGCTGGAATTCCACGAACTCCAACTTCTGCTGAGTAAGCTCGAACCAAGGGAGCGCACTCTAGATCTCCTGGACGCCGGTACGGGACTACGCGTGAGCGAACTTCTCGCGCTTCGGTGGCGGGATGTGGACTTTACCAATCTTGAACTCAGTGTGACTCGCTCCATCTGGCATGACTTTACCAATCTTGAACTCAGTGTGACTCGCTCCATCTGGCATCAGGTAGTCGGAGATTGCAAGACGGAGGCCTCTGCCAAGCCGGTTCCCCTCGACATCTACATGGCGGAGGATCTGCAACGCTGGCGTCGCCGGAGTGCTTATCCAATGGAGGACGATTTTGTCTTCGCCAGTGAAACTATGAGGGGAAAACAGCCGTACTGGCCGGACAACTTAATGAAGCGTCACATTCGTCCGGTCGCCAAGGCGAACGGCATCCACAAAAACATCGGTTGGCATACTTTCCGGCACTCCTTCGGCACGCTGCTGAAGGCCAACGGAGAGGACGTCAAAACCGTTCTGGAGCTCTTGCGGCACGCCAACAGCAGAATCACGCTAGACGTTTATACGCAGGCAACGAGCTCGCACAAGCGGGCAGCGCAGAGCAAGGTTGTAAGGATGATGGTTCCCAATCTGGGTGAAAGGAAGGTTGAACCACACCCTCAAAAAGCAGGATAG
- a CDS encoding helix-turn-helix domain-containing protein, which produces MAYIQGQVRIARESKRLTQADLGSRIGQPQSAVSRIERGGDLRVSTLLEMARVLEMEPMLIPKHLVPAVQALVGHATGGRSQVLASEANIPLVGGVPEDAEDSE; this is translated from the coding sequence ATGGCATATATTCAGGGACAAGTTCGAATAGCACGGGAATCGAAGCGCCTCACCCAGGCCGATCTCGGTTCGCGCATCGGTCAGCCCCAAAGCGCCGTTTCCCGTATTGAGCGCGGCGGCGACCTCCGGGTCTCCACTCTGCTGGAGATGGCCCGCGTTCTGGAAATGGAACCCATGCTGATCCCGAAGCATCTGGTTCCAGCCGTGCAGGCTCTTGTCGGACACGCCACAGGGGGCCGGAGCCAGGTTCTAGCCTCAGAGGCAAATATTCCCTTGGTAGGCGGAGTGCCGGAAGATGCCGAAGACAGCGAATAA
- a CDS encoding type II toxin-antitoxin system HipA family toxin — MPKTANNTNRPSVLEVRLGETLVGTLTNLPNDQNLFVFDSAYVSDENRPVLSLSFYDAYRNPITNVRPVTRRLPPFFSNLLPEGALRQFIAEHGEVNAQREFFLLWLLGNDLPGAVTVRDAEGRTLPPSEKNPGVTRARAGRDVLRFSLAGVQLKLSAIGNPDRQLSIPASSMGGHWIVKLPSPAYPGLPENEFSMMEFARAIGIQVPEIGLIPLDEIPGIPEPWQQFKGNAYYIRRFDRGSHGKRIHIEDFNQLYGQFSEAKYKNYSYTNMANDLWRLTDETQFAEFIRRLIFNVAIGNNDMHLKNWSLIYPDGHMPLLAPAYDFVSTVRYIADDRLALSIAKEKSPTELNLELLERFARKAQVPSKLVLDIARETADTVMSLWPAIQKELPLDRATRHQITEHMKSIPILRAR; from the coding sequence ATGCCGAAGACAGCGAATAATACGAATCGGCCTTCGGTACTGGAAGTGCGCCTTGGAGAAACCCTGGTGGGCACACTCACAAACCTGCCGAACGACCAGAACCTCTTCGTCTTCGATTCGGCGTATGTCTCCGATGAGAACCGTCCTGTCCTGAGTCTGAGCTTTTACGATGCCTACCGCAATCCGATCACGAATGTTCGCCCCGTGACGCGCAGGTTGCCGCCGTTCTTCTCCAATCTTCTCCCCGAAGGGGCGTTACGGCAGTTCATTGCCGAGCACGGCGAAGTCAACGCACAGCGAGAATTCTTCCTGCTCTGGCTGTTGGGAAACGATCTTCCTGGCGCTGTGACGGTGCGCGATGCGGAGGGCCGCACCCTGCCCCCGTCAGAAAAGAATCCCGGAGTGACCCGCGCGCGCGCAGGCCGGGATGTACTGCGATTCTCCTTGGCGGGCGTGCAGTTGAAACTCTCCGCCATCGGAAACCCCGACCGCCAGCTTTCCATCCCCGCCTCCAGCATGGGCGGCCATTGGATTGTCAAACTGCCGTCGCCCGCGTATCCGGGGCTACCGGAGAACGAGTTTTCCATGATGGAGTTTGCGCGTGCAATAGGGATTCAGGTGCCCGAAATCGGGTTGATTCCACTGGACGAGATTCCCGGCATTCCGGAGCCCTGGCAGCAGTTCAAAGGAAACGCGTATTACATCCGGCGATTTGATCGTGGTTCTCATGGCAAACGCATCCATATCGAGGACTTCAATCAGCTCTATGGCCAGTTCTCGGAAGCCAAATACAAGAACTACAGCTATACGAATATGGCTAACGATCTATGGCGGTTGACCGATGAGACACAGTTCGCCGAGTTTATCCGTCGGCTGATCTTTAACGTGGCCATCGGCAACAACGATATGCACCTGAAGAACTGGTCCCTTATCTATCCGGACGGACATATGCCACTGCTAGCACCCGCCTATGATTTCGTATCGACCGTGCGCTACATCGCGGATGATCGGCTGGCGCTCTCGATTGCCAAGGAAAAATCTCCAACTGAATTAAACCTGGAGTTGTTGGAGCGCTTTGCTCGAAAAGCCCAGGTGCCGAGCAAATTGGTGCTCGATATCGCCAGAGAAACTGCGGACACGGTGATGAGTCTCTGGCCTGCGATCCAGAAGGAACTACCGCTCGACCGGGCTACGCGCCATCAGATCACAGAGCATATGAAGTCCATTCCAATTCTCCGAGCCAGATAG
- a CDS encoding ParB/RepB/Spo0J family partition protein: MEDPKYSIEQIAAKTGKSPVYVASRLKLTELTQNVVDAFYREEIGVGHALLLAKLQPGQQEQALAACFKEDWSAGGQKAKRILLPVRSLHFWIESNILLILKLAPFDKRDGQLVPAAGSCVDCPMRTGHNKLLFSDLGKLDACTSPNCYQAKVDGHVAKTIAAKPKLVQISTAYGQQKEGSATLPRNKYVEVRPDKPTSKEEATRPEFKTCKFTTEAIISEGIDKGELRKVCTEQTCPVHHPKPRSQKVADDPKAKAQEERQRREAAIANTTGIRTLAAIAEAVPVVDETRLTLRRRTAGILAGRKPSVHRCPQVRHQEGQRHRLSR, translated from the coding sequence TTGGAAGACCCGAAGTACAGCATCGAACAGATTGCCGCAAAGACGGGCAAGAGTCCGGTGTATGTGGCCTCTCGTCTCAAACTGACCGAGCTAACGCAGAACGTCGTAGATGCGTTTTACCGCGAGGAGATCGGCGTCGGTCATGCGCTCTTGCTGGCGAAGCTCCAGCCCGGCCAGCAGGAACAGGCGCTTGCCGCTTGCTTCAAGGAAGATTGGAGCGCGGGTGGACAGAAGGCCAAACGCATCTTGCTCCCCGTTCGCAGTCTGCATTTCTGGATTGAGTCGAACATTCTTCTCATCCTGAAACTCGCGCCGTTCGACAAGCGGGACGGGCAGCTTGTACCAGCAGCCGGGAGTTGCGTTGACTGCCCCATGCGGACAGGGCATAACAAACTCCTGTTTTCCGACCTCGGCAAGTTGGATGCTTGCACTTCGCCCAACTGCTATCAGGCCAAGGTAGATGGACACGTCGCCAAGACCATCGCGGCCAAGCCCAAGCTCGTGCAAATCAGCACGGCCTATGGACAGCAGAAGGAGGGTAGCGCGACTTTGCCGCGTAACAAGTACGTTGAAGTCCGTCCCGACAAGCCCACCAGCAAAGAAGAGGCGACCCGGCCGGAGTTCAAGACGTGCAAGTTCACCACCGAAGCCATCATCTCAGAGGGCATCGACAAGGGCGAACTGCGTAAGGTATGCACGGAGCAAACCTGCCCAGTGCATCACCCCAAGCCGCGTTCGCAGAAAGTCGCGGATGACCCGAAAGCGAAGGCACAGGAGGAGCGGCAGCGTAGGGAGGCTGCGATTGCCAACACTACCGGCATCCGAACCCTCGCCGCCATCGCCGAAGCCGTTCCGGTGGTTGATGAAACGCGACTTACTCTTCGTCGCCGAACGGCTGGCATCCTTGCTGGACGAAAACCGTCTGTCCATCGTTGCCCGCAGGTACGGCATCAAGAAGGCCAAAGACACCGACTCTCTCGGTAA
- a CDS encoding TetR/AcrR family transcriptional regulator, whose amino-acid sequence MARTLEFDYDTTLERATRLFWKSGYAGTSLRDLLKEMGIGESSFYNTLKSKKRAYLECLKHYNETVDRKRSKEFLEAPTAALGVRALFKDILESLDNPDTPSVICMMAGSLTHEVLDEAELRQYIEGRISTLQNAMIARMSADKRDGLLAEGFEPELVVPVVSTYMQGLWRMALVSYERTRFERQIDVFLTGLGL is encoded by the coding sequence ATGGCACGGACTTTGGAGTTCGATTACGACACCACCCTGGAACGGGCGACCCGCCTCTTTTGGAAGAGCGGCTATGCAGGCACTTCGCTGCGCGATCTGCTGAAAGAAATGGGTATTGGAGAAAGCTCTTTCTACAACACTCTGAAAAGCAAGAAGCGAGCCTACCTGGAGTGCCTGAAGCATTACAACGAGACTGTTGATCGGAAGCGTTCCAAGGAATTTCTAGAGGCACCCACGGCTGCGCTGGGCGTACGCGCGCTGTTCAAGGACATCTTGGAATCTCTCGACAATCCCGATACACCTTCGGTCATTTGCATGATGGCTGGAAGCCTGACGCACGAAGTACTTGATGAGGCTGAACTGCGACAGTACATCGAAGGGCGAATCTCCACGCTCCAGAACGCGATGATCGCTCGGATGAGCGCCGATAAGCGGGATGGACTTCTCGCAGAGGGCTTCGAGCCTGAGCTTGTTGTGCCCGTCGTCAGCACTTACATGCAGGGCCTCTGGCGGATGGCCCTGGTGTCTTATGAGAGAACTCGCTTCGAGCGGCAGATCGATGTCTTTCTCACCGGACTCGGACTCTAA
- a CDS encoding peroxiredoxin-like family protein yields MAYKQAAESIQAKVKASLGDKFSIISGDMERVRSSDVLDHALKVGDAAPEFTLPDAFGHEVSLESLLAEGPLVISFYRGEWCPYCNLELRELQAALPRIQALGAKLVAISPEKPDGGIIATEKNQLTFPILSDFKNKVARQFGIVFQVGDGVKELGKSRFNNDLELRNGEGSYQLPVPATYVIDASGIIRFSHVDADYMTGRVEAETVVAALEAIAQPVVQ; encoded by the coding sequence ATGGCTTACAAACAGGCGGCAGAGTCAATACAGGCAAAGGTCAAGGCTTCACTTGGAGACAAGTTCAGCATTATTTCCGGTGACATGGAGCGGGTCCGCTCGTCCGACGTGCTGGATCACGCTTTGAAAGTTGGCGATGCCGCGCCTGAGTTTACCCTACCGGATGCATTCGGCCATGAAGTCTCGCTCGAAAGTCTGCTGGCTGAAGGGCCGCTCGTCATCAGTTTCTACCGAGGCGAATGGTGCCCGTACTGCAATCTCGAACTGCGTGAACTGCAGGCGGCTCTGCCAAGGATTCAGGCACTGGGCGCGAAACTGGTCGCGATCTCGCCTGAGAAACCGGATGGCGGAATTATCGCCACCGAAAAGAACCAACTGACCTTCCCCATCCTCAGCGACTTCAAGAACAAGGTGGCGCGGCAGTTTGGCATCGTCTTTCAAGTGGGAGATGGGGTGAAGGAACTCGGCAAAAGTCGGTTCAACAACGATCTAGAACTCCGCAATGGAGAAGGGTCTTACCAGCTCCCTGTGCCCGCCACGTATGTGATCGACGCCTCTGGGATCATTCGGTTTTCCCACGTCGATGCGGATTACATGACCGGACGTGTGGAGGCGGAAACCGTGGTGGCGGCACTGGAGGCAATCGCTCAGCCCGTCGTGCAGTAA